A window from Betta splendens chromosome 1, fBetSpl5.4, whole genome shotgun sequence encodes these proteins:
- the LOC114858954 gene encoding leiomodin-1-like, with amino-acid sequence MGGSSIKKIFRKKKKSRWKKTWKKMKKALPTKKRKKKKSNGLLEKLNPRKKKNPEKEESKSLKRVFFGKSKKEPSEDATPPEKKDEGALEKLKERMKSKMGRKPSNGLSKVEEAASPENPEETKEQNASSSPRKEEKEPTRKLKEILKSIRPTRSRTKDAQDKEA; translated from the coding sequence ATGGGCGGCTCCTCCATCAAAAAGATCTTTCGAAAAAAGAAGAAGTCGCGGTGGAAGAAAACctggaaaaagatgaaaaaggcCCTCCCCACCAAGAAacgcaagaagaagaagagcaacgGGCTGCTGGAAAAGCTGAACCCCAGAAAGAAGAAGAATCCTGAGAAGGAGGAGTCAAAGTCGCTTAAACGAGTCTTCTTCGGTAAATCAAAGAAGGAGCCGAGTGAGGACGCGACGCCGCCTGAGAAGAAGGATGAGGGAGCGCTGGAGAAGTTAAAGGAGCGGATGAAGAGCAAGATGGGCCGGAAACCTTCAAACGGACTCAGCAAAGTAGAGGAAGCTGCATCTCCTGAGAACCCGGAGGAAACAAAGGAGCAAAACGCCAGCAGCAGTCccaggaaggaggaaaaggaacccACAAGGAAACTGAAGGAGATCCTGAAATCCATCCGACCCACGAGATCCAGAACAAAAGACGCTCAAGACAAAGAAGCGTGA